The following coding sequences lie in one Arachis hypogaea cultivar Tifrunner chromosome 9, arahy.Tifrunner.gnm2.J5K5, whole genome shotgun sequence genomic window:
- the LOC112711790 gene encoding photosystem II D1 precursor processing protein PSB27-H2, chloroplastic isoform X1 has protein sequence MAIILAATMCSITSFKPAQGIKTFDFEDKVQSRSNIALPPSEPLSSRRQLIVGAGASLVPTACCYGLSPSMGWAEEKSSDKEDDDNKGIVGDITSLFDPNEKTKKGKVLPKAYLKSAREVVKTLRESLNEPPDDIAKFRRTADSAKESIREYLGSWRGKQTVVQEESYVMLEKAIRSLANFYSKAGPSAPLPEEVKSEILDYLNIAEEFL, from the exons ATGGCAATTATCCTTGCAGCAACCATGTGTTCCATTACAAGTTTCAAACCAGCTCAAGGAATCAAAACATTTGATTTTGAGG ATAAAGTGCAATCCAGGTCTAATATTGCACTGCCTCCTTCAGAACCTTTGTCGAGTCGCAGGCAGCTTATAGTCGGTGCTGGCGCTTCATTGGTTCCCACGGCGTGTTGTTATGGTTTATCTCCATCAATGGGGTGGGCAGAAGAGAAATCATCTGACAAAGAGGATGATGATAACAAAGGGATTGTTGGGGACATCACATCATTATTTGATCCTAATGAGAAAACAAAGAAAGGgaaggtgttgccaaaggcttacTTAAAGTCAGCAAGAGAGGTTGTGAAAACACTGCGTGAATCTTTGAATGAACCACCTGATGACATTGCCAAATTTAGAAGAACTGCAGACTCAGCAAAAGAGTCAATTAGAGAGTATTTGGGGAGTTGGAGGGGGAAGCAGACTGTTGTTCAAGAA GAATCATACGTTATGCTGGAGAAGGCAATTAGATCTTTGGCGAATTTTTACTCAAAGGCAGGGCCATCTGCACCATTGCCGGAGGAGGTTAAGTCTGAGATATTGGACTACCTAAACATTGCTGAGGAATTTTTGTAG
- the LOC112711790 gene encoding photosystem II D1 precursor processing protein PSB27-H2, chloroplastic isoform X2, with translation MAIILAATMCSITSFKPAQGIKTFDFEEPLSSRRQLIVGAGASLVPTACCYGLSPSMGWAEEKSSDKEDDDNKGIVGDITSLFDPNEKTKKGKVLPKAYLKSAREVVKTLRESLNEPPDDIAKFRRTADSAKESIREYLGSWRGKQTVVQEESYVMLEKAIRSLANFYSKAGPSAPLPEEVKSEILDYLNIAEEFL, from the exons ATGGCAATTATCCTTGCAGCAACCATGTGTTCCATTACAAGTTTCAAACCAGCTCAAGGAATCAAAACATTTGATTTTGAGG AACCTTTGTCGAGTCGCAGGCAGCTTATAGTCGGTGCTGGCGCTTCATTGGTTCCCACGGCGTGTTGTTATGGTTTATCTCCATCAATGGGGTGGGCAGAAGAGAAATCATCTGACAAAGAGGATGATGATAACAAAGGGATTGTTGGGGACATCACATCATTATTTGATCCTAATGAGAAAACAAAGAAAGGgaaggtgttgccaaaggcttacTTAAAGTCAGCAAGAGAGGTTGTGAAAACACTGCGTGAATCTTTGAATGAACCACCTGATGACATTGCCAAATTTAGAAGAACTGCAGACTCAGCAAAAGAGTCAATTAGAGAGTATTTGGGGAGTTGGAGGGGGAAGCAGACTGTTGTTCAAGAA GAATCATACGTTATGCTGGAGAAGGCAATTAGATCTTTGGCGAATTTTTACTCAAAGGCAGGGCCATCTGCACCATTGCCGGAGGAGGTTAAGTCTGAGATATTGGACTACCTAAACATTGCTGAGGAATTTTTGTAG
- the LOC112711790 gene encoding photosystem II D1 precursor processing protein PSB27-H2, chloroplastic isoform X3, whose translation MGWAEEKSSDKEDDDNKGIVGDITSLFDPNEKTKKGKVLPKAYLKSAREVVKTLRESLNEPPDDIAKFRRTADSAKESIREYLGSWRGKQTVVQEESYVMLEKAIRSLANFYSKAGPSAPLPEEVKSEILDYLNIAEEFL comes from the exons ATGGGGTGGGCAGAAGAGAAATCATCTGACAAAGAGGATGATGATAACAAAGGGATTGTTGGGGACATCACATCATTATTTGATCCTAATGAGAAAACAAAGAAAGGgaaggtgttgccaaaggcttacTTAAAGTCAGCAAGAGAGGTTGTGAAAACACTGCGTGAATCTTTGAATGAACCACCTGATGACATTGCCAAATTTAGAAGAACTGCAGACTCAGCAAAAGAGTCAATTAGAGAGTATTTGGGGAGTTGGAGGGGGAAGCAGACTGTTGTTCAAGAA GAATCATACGTTATGCTGGAGAAGGCAATTAGATCTTTGGCGAATTTTTACTCAAAGGCAGGGCCATCTGCACCATTGCCGGAGGAGGTTAAGTCTGAGATATTGGACTACCTAAACATTGCTGAGGAATTTTTGTAG
- the LOC112711789 gene encoding imidazoleglycerol-phosphate dehydratase, chloroplastic isoform X2 gives MELSAPPCLPKCPSSLFLKSRVRFFQRTLNPTSLHSKASIFSVNHRSLTRMDPLINVSCAALVRDNNSPATSALPVDSGARTGEVKRVTKETNVSVKINLDGCGVADSSTGIPFLDHMLDQLASHGLFDVHVKATGDTHIDDHHTNEDVALAIGTALLQALGDRKGINRFGDFSAPLDEALIHVSLDLSGRPHLSYNLDIPTQRVGTYDAQLVEHFFQSLVNTSGMTLHIRQLAGKNSHHIIEATFKAFARALRQATEYDPRRRGTIPSSKGVLSRS, from the exons ATGGAGCTGTCTGCACCTCCATGTCTTCCAAAATGCCCATCATCCCTGTTTCTCAAATCTAGGGTTAGGTTTTTTCAGAGGACGCTGAACCCAACATCCCTACATTCCAAAGCTTCAATCTTTTCAGTGAATCACCGCAGTCTCACCCGAATGGACCCTCTCATAAACGTCTCTTGTGCTGCTTTGGTGAGAGACAACAACTCTCCAGCTACATCAGCTTTGCCAGTTGACTCAG GTGCTAGAACAGGTGAGGTGAAAAGGGTCACTAAGGAGACTAATGTCTCAGTCAAAATAAACCTGGATGGTTGTGGAGTTGCTGATAGTAGTACTGGAATTCCCTTCCTTGATCATATGCTAGAT CAACTTGCTTCACATGGGTTGTTCGACGTTCATGTCAAGGCTACAGGTGACACACATATTGATGATCATCACACAAATGAAGATGTTGCTCTTGCTATTGGAACG GCTTTGCTACAGGCTCTTGGTGATAGGAAGGGTATTAATCGGTTTGGTGACTTCTCTGCACCACTTGATGAAGCATTAATACACGTTTCACTG GATTTATCTGGCCGGCCAcatttaagttataatttggaTATCCCTACCCAGAGGGTTGGGACATATGATGCTCAG TTGGTGGAGCATTTCTTCCAGTCCTTGGTGAATACTTCTGGCATGACACTTCACATTCGGCAG CTTGCTGGAAAAAACTCCCATCATATTATTGAGGCAACCTTCAAAGCTTTTGCTAGGGCTCTTCGACAAGCAACAGAGTACGATCCACGTCGCCGTGGAACAATACCAAG TTCAAAAGGAGTTTTGTCAAGAAGTTAA
- the LOC112711789 gene encoding imidazoleglycerol-phosphate dehydratase, chloroplastic isoform X1, whose protein sequence is MELSAPPCLPKCPSSLFLKSRVRFFQRTLNPTSLHSKASIFSVNHRSLTRMDPLINVSCAALVRDNNSPATSALPVDSGARTGEVKRVTKETNVSVKINLDGCGVADSSTGIPFLDHMLDQLASHGLFDVHVKATGDTHIDDHHTNEDVALAIGTALLQALGDRKGINRFGDFSAPLDEALIHVSLDLSGRPHLSYNLDIPTQRVGTYDAQLVEHFFQSLVNTSGMTLHIRQNTYVFLCEQLAGKNSHHIIEATFKAFARALRQATEYDPRRRGTIPSSKGVLSRS, encoded by the exons ATGGAGCTGTCTGCACCTCCATGTCTTCCAAAATGCCCATCATCCCTGTTTCTCAAATCTAGGGTTAGGTTTTTTCAGAGGACGCTGAACCCAACATCCCTACATTCCAAAGCTTCAATCTTTTCAGTGAATCACCGCAGTCTCACCCGAATGGACCCTCTCATAAACGTCTCTTGTGCTGCTTTGGTGAGAGACAACAACTCTCCAGCTACATCAGCTTTGCCAGTTGACTCAG GTGCTAGAACAGGTGAGGTGAAAAGGGTCACTAAGGAGACTAATGTCTCAGTCAAAATAAACCTGGATGGTTGTGGAGTTGCTGATAGTAGTACTGGAATTCCCTTCCTTGATCATATGCTAGAT CAACTTGCTTCACATGGGTTGTTCGACGTTCATGTCAAGGCTACAGGTGACACACATATTGATGATCATCACACAAATGAAGATGTTGCTCTTGCTATTGGAACG GCTTTGCTACAGGCTCTTGGTGATAGGAAGGGTATTAATCGGTTTGGTGACTTCTCTGCACCACTTGATGAAGCATTAATACACGTTTCACTG GATTTATCTGGCCGGCCAcatttaagttataatttggaTATCCCTACCCAGAGGGTTGGGACATATGATGCTCAG TTGGTGGAGCATTTCTTCCAGTCCTTGGTGAATACTTCTGGCATGACACTTCACATTCGGCAG AATACATATGTATTCCTCTGTGAACAGCTTGCTGGAAAAAACTCCCATCATATTATTGAGGCAACCTTCAAAGCTTTTGCTAGGGCTCTTCGACAAGCAACAGAGTACGATCCACGTCGCCGTGGAACAATACCAAG TTCAAAAGGAGTTTTGTCAAGAAGTTAA
- the LOC112711791 gene encoding uncharacterized protein produces MEPGMRSDGPSGALVKNRRSSGCLVVRKKGDGLSGGVGSSFSSRKLNASKKGKKRPKVELSSSDSESSQELLMPSSRGLGPETIRVCNGLTAVKRDEAGDGGTGRKRERFEDISHNGDEMGEGNGSERREKKLSKIDVFDFDEYDAMDADMMRRSHVDSNGGGFGGERLGGAMHAARGGTDREFKTGSSRHTLNKRKNSHCDKASHLHPRDSKLKKWDAAQHPQPVPKEKFNSDESIRVQGKNGVLKVMVNKKMCKPSKHVDNRKHVEGQRSLRAEGIAKKNVLIHPSSCLEKKPVKKQGLHARTEKKLVARRKSLSSNDTKGDDQDSDNSGTSLNVGVKCIKAFKSLKRGTSDDEQTPKHEKTPTTAGTKKEKIRRGSGTEKQKLREQIREMLLNAGWTIDYRPRRKRDYLDAVYINPGGTAYWSIIKAYEAFQKQLSADDPGAKPNGECSSFARITDDVLSQLTRNTQKKMERELKKKKKKKQKKERDDSESDSGKEPRIKRSLSNKRDMNGMESDSDEEKLSSFLKRERKSMKNKMIENTVNSCRSTSKKADLHTDEGTEKSLLGNDPHQLHGRKSKKHGRCTLLVRNSNIGSNSDSDDYVPYMGKRTVLSWLVDSGAVQLSQKVQYRRRKRVMQEGWVTRDGIHCSCCSKILTVSKFGLHAGSKLRQPYQNIYLDSGDSLLQCQIDAWNKQENSEKIAFHAVDIDGNDPNDDTCGICGDGGDLICCDGCPSTFHLSCLNIQMLPPGEWHCPNCTCKFCGVVRGPVNKEDESTLNALHRCNLCDKKFHECCAKEMKTLPTNSDMSSPSFCGRDCKELSEHLKKYLGTRHEIDGGFTWSLIHRTEDDSEASSRGIMQRVEWNSKLAVALTVMNECFLPVIDRRSGVNLIHNVLYNSGSNFSRLNYTGFYTAILEQGDEIISAASIRFHGTKLAEMPFIGTRHMYRHQGMLRRLFSAIELALCSLKVEKLVIPAISELIHTWTTVFGFMHLEESLRQEMRSLNMLVFPGIDMLEKVLTKQGKLDGVEKMETRDEFVTMPNMAGKLDMNSSALEDPERSDHANSNPDNEINDDSSDASQEQDNHILVDSTKSHSADRSSDFVSNKCVSPSSTRDDVLETNNKAVTAFPGNNKLHPSVKCQNHTSLSSPPLVSPSPDCHELTALHSVSVCSDPDSAKNLAQPVSDGKCHMHTDDVNPGLDSQVGDNALFSKEVDMNDARDEVLESVNLSQGKITKEKNEVVDVSGSVPNHADESSLQVKSDLMDEIVLEGEKNLDKEVASREMCVDETGLRASGASS; encoded by the exons ATGGAACCGGGCATGAGATCCGATGGCCCTTCTGGGGCTTTGGTGAAGAACAGGAGATCTTCAGGGTGTTTGGTTGTTaggaagaaaggtgatggattgaGTGGTGGGGTTGGTAGTTCTTTCAGCTCCAGGAAGCTGAATGCAtcaaagaaagggaagaagaggcCCAAGGTTGAGTTAAGTAGTAGCGATTCGGAATCGAGTCAGGAGCTATTGATGCCATCTTCTAGAGGGCTTGGTCCTGAGACCATTCGAGTATGCAATGGTTTGACAGCTGTTAAGCGGGACGAGGCTGGTGATGGTGGAACTGGAAGGAAGCGGGAGAGGTTTGAGGACATTAGTCATAACGGTgatgagatgggggagggaaatggttcagagaggagggaaaagaaacttagCAAGATTGATGTGTTTGATTTCGACGAATACGATGCTATGGATGCAGACATGATGAGAAGGAGCCATGTAGATAGCAATGGGGGCGGCTTTGGAGGGGAAAGGCTTGGGGGAGCAATGCATGCTGCTAGAGGTGGCACTGATAGGGAATTCAAAACTGGTTCAAGCAGACACACCCTTAATAAGAGAAAGAACTCCCATTGTGATAAGGCAAGTCACTTGCACCCAAGAGATAGTAAATTAAAGAAGTGGGATGCAGCTCAGCATCCTCAGCCCGTGCCGAAGGAGAAGTTTAATTCTGATGAATCCATTAGGGTTCAAGGGAAAAATGGTGTTTTAAAGGTGATGGTTAATAAGAAGATGTGTAAGCCATCAAAGCACGTTGATAATCGCAAACATGTAGAAGGGCAACGAAGTTTGAGGGCTGAGGGCATTGCCAAGAAGAATGTTCTGATCCATCCTTCATCTTGCTTGGAAAAAAAACCTGTTAAGAAACAAGGTTTACATGCTAGGACAGAGAAGAAATTGGTAGCAAGAAGAAAATCTTTGTCAAGTAACGACACTAAGGGTGATGACCAGGATTCAGATAACAGTGGCACATCATTGAATGTGGGAGTGAAGTGCATTAAAGCTTTCAAGTCTTTAAAGAGGGGGACCTCGGACGATGAACAGACTCCTAAGCATGAAAAGACCCCAACCACAGCAGGAactaaaaaggagaaaataagGCGTGGTAGTGGCACAGAAAAGCAGAAGCTACGAGAACAGATACGGGAGATGCTTCTTAATGCAGGTTGGACCATAGACTATCGCCCTCGGAGGAAGAGAGACTATCTTGATGCAGTTTACATTAATCCTGGGGGTACAGCCTATTGGTCCATCATCAAGGCCTATGAGGCGTTTCAGAAGCAATTGAGTGCTGACGACCCTGGGGCCAAGCCCAATGGGGAGTGCTCTTCTTTTGCTCGTATCACAGATGATGTGCTTAGTCAGTTAACAAGGAATACTCAGAAGAAGATGGAGAgagaattaaagaagaagaagaagaagaaacagaagaAGGAAAGAGATGATAGTGAGAGTGATAGTGGAAAAGAACCTCGCATTAAGAGATCTTTAAGCAACAAGCGTGATATGAATGGCATGGAAAGTGATAGTGATGAAGAGAAATTAAGCTCCTTTTTAAAGCGGGAGCGTAagtcaatgaaaaataaaatgattGAAAATACTGTTAACAGTTGTAGATCTACAAGCAAGAAAGCTGACCTTCACACAGATGAAGGAACTGAAAAATCACTTTTAGGAAATGATCCTCATCAACTACATGGGAGGAAAAGTAAGAAACATGGAAGGTGCACTTTATTGGTTCGTAATTCCAACATAGGGTCAAATTCAGATTCTGATGACTATGTTCCATATATGGGCAAACGAACGGTGCTTTCCTGGTTGGTTGACTCTGGAGCTGTACAGTTAAGCCAAAAGGTTCAGTATCGTAGAAGGAAACGTGTAATGCAGGAGGGATGGGTCACCAGGGATGGGATTCATTGTAGTTGCTGTAGTAAAATACTCACTGTTTCCAAGTTTGGGCTTCATGCAGGAAGTAAATTGCGCCAGCCATATCAAAACATATATTTGGATTCTGGAGATTCTCTTCTACAGTGCCAGATAGATGCATGGAATAAACAAGAGAATTCTGAGAAAATTGCTTTCCATGCAGTAGATATTGATGGTAATGATCCAAATGATGATACTTGTGGTATATGTGGAGATGGAGGGGATTTGATCTGTTGTGATGGTTGTCCATCAACGTTTCATCTGAGTTGCTTGAATATACAG ATGCTCCCCCCTGGTGAATGGCATTGTCCAAATTGCACATGCAAATTTTGTGGAGTAGTCCGTGGTCCTGTAAACAAAGAAGATGAATCAACTTTAAATGCCCTACATAGATGCAACTTATGCGATAAAAAAT TTCATGAATGTTGTGCTAAGGAGATGAAAACCCTTCCTACTAACTCCGATATGTCAAGCCCTTCCTTTTGCGGAAGGGACTGCAAAGAG CTTTCTGAGCACTTGAAGAAATACCTTGGTACTAGGCATGAAATAGATGGAGGCTTCACATGGTCTCTCATTCATAGAACAGAAGACGACTCAGAGGCATCTAGTAGGGGAATTATGCAGAGGGTTGAATGGAACTCCAAGTTAGCTGTTGCACTGACTGTGATGAATGAATGCTTTTTGCCAGTTATTGATAGGAGAAGTGGGGTCAATTTAATACATAATGTTTTATATAATAGTGG GTCAAACTTCAGCCGGTTGAATTACACTGGCTTTTATACTGCGATTTTGGAGCAAGGCGATGAAATAATTTCTGCAGCTTCTATCAG GTTCCATGGGACCAAGTTAGCAGAGATGCCATTCATTGGAACTCGCCATATGTATAGGCATCAGGGGATGTTGCGCAGGCTTTTTTCTGCCATTGAATTG GCCCTTTGCTCTCTGAAGGTTGAGAAATTGGTTATTCCAGCAATCTCTGAACTGATTCATACATGGACAACAGTTTTTGGCTTCATGCATCTTGAGGAATCACTCAGACAGGAAATGAGGTCATTGAATATGTTGGTCTTCCCCGGTATAGATATGTTGGAGAAAGTGctaaccaaacaaggaaaactTGATG GTGTTGAGAAAATGGAAACTAGAGATGAATTTGTTACTATGCCTAATATGGCTGGTAAGTTGGATATGAATTCCTCAGCTCTGGAAGATCCTGAACGGAGTGATCATGCTAATTCAAATCCTGACAATGAGATAAACGACGACTCTAGTGATGCTTCTCAAGAACAGGATAATCACATTTTGGTTGACAGCACCAAGTCTCATTCTGCAGATAGATCATCtgattttgtttcaaataaatGTGTTTCTCCTTCTAGTACCAGGGATGATGTGCTAGAAACAAACAATAAAGCAGTGACAGCTTTTCCTGGTAATAATAAATTGCATCCCTCTGTGAAATGTCAAAATCACACTTCTTTGAGCAGTCCTCCATTAGTTTCTCCATCTCCAGATTGCCATGAACTTACTGCTTTGCATTCGGTGAGTGTATGTTCGGACCCTGATTCTGCGAAAAATCTGGCACAACCTGTTTCTGATGGGAAATGTCACATGCACACTGATGACGTTAATCCAGGGTTGGATTCTCAAGTGGGAGATAATGCTTTGTTTTCTAAAGAGGTTGATATGAATGATGCCCGTGATGAGGTTCTTGAATCAGTGAATTTATCTCAGGGTAAAATTACGaaggagaaaaatgaagttgtggaTGTCTCTGGTTCTGTTCCCAATCATGCTGATGAGAGTTCTTTGCAAGTGAAATCTGATTTGATGGATGAAATTGTATTGGAGGGAGAAAAGAATTTGGACAAAGAGGTTGCATCACGTGAAATGTGTGTGGATGAAACTGGCCTTAGGGCATCTGGTGCTAGTTCTTAA